The following proteins are co-located in the Agelaius phoeniceus isolate bAgePho1 chromosome 36, bAgePho1.hap1, whole genome shotgun sequence genome:
- the LOC143696480 gene encoding actin maturation protease-like, translating into MERAPPPPPPPPPLPPPPGSPSETPGTPGSRPGLGRVLREALERAGEALGEDGGLRELLRRRRDSRPFGLPGRRSAACRAELLQGGLGGPNRARLLQHLLGGGALLVPYPLGDIWGRPPKPP; encoded by the exons ATGGAGCGGGCGCCCCCtccccccccgccgccccctcccctcccgccgccccccggGAGCCCCTCagagacccccgggacccccgggagccgccccgggctcGGGCGGGTCCTGCGGGAGGCGCTGGAGAGAGCGGGGGAGGCGCTGGGAGAGGACGGGGGGCtccgggagctgctgaggaggcgccgggacag ccgCCCATTTGGCCTCCCTGGCCGGcgctctgctgcctgcagggctgagctgctccagggggggctgggggggcccAACCGGGCCcggctgctgcagcacctcctggggGGAGGGGCCCTGCTCGTCCCGTATCCTttgggggacatttggggac